One genomic window of Psychrobacillus sp. INOP01 includes the following:
- a CDS encoding GNAT family N-acetyltransferase gives MRNAENEAQFSKLTVLQPIHLLIACLNEKTGVLGEISLKITLDKTSLKAVMEDTSNQHATNSVFFNVRVTKEVIKVLEVAINYMKRYNQVYVNEGHLLKALITTNVVDSFLSDENRKIILSLGTTSRDMITHIGNYTVPKINTHLIRKVNKNEISELVHFIENNFSKEWSQTIREAFSLSKPPIYIALDNNGDIVGFAAYDIYRNKKCYFGPMGVALSNRVNGIGYSLLHHCLKDMSDIGYEYAIIGDAGPIEFYEKACNAVVIPSI, from the coding sequence TTGAGGAACGCAGAAAACGAAGCACAATTTTCAAAATTAACAGTATTACAGCCCATACATCTCCTAATAGCCTGTTTGAATGAGAAAACAGGAGTTCTTGGAGAGATATCTCTGAAAATCACCTTAGATAAGACTTCATTGAAAGCTGTGATGGAGGATACTTCAAATCAGCATGCGACAAACAGTGTTTTTTTCAACGTTAGAGTTACAAAAGAAGTAATTAAAGTTTTGGAAGTTGCTATTAATTATATGAAAAGATATAACCAAGTCTATGTAAATGAAGGTCATTTGCTTAAAGCATTAATAACAACTAATGTAGTTGACAGTTTTTTATCAGATGAAAATAGAAAAATAATTTTATCCCTCGGTACTACCTCGCGAGATATGATTACTCATATTGGAAATTATACAGTACCAAAAATTAACACCCATCTAATCCGTAAAGTGAATAAAAACGAAATTAGTGAACTTGTTCATTTTATTGAAAATAATTTTTCAAAGGAGTGGTCACAAACTATAAGAGAGGCTTTCTCATTAAGTAAGCCACCGATATACATTGCTTTAGATAATAACGGAGATATTGTAGGGTTTGCTGCTTATGATATTTATAGGAATAAGAAATGTTATTTTGGTCCTATGGGCGTAGCATTGTCCAATAGAGTTAACGGGATAGGATATTCTTTACTACATCACTGTTTAAAAGACATGAGTGATATTGGTTATGAGTATGCAATTATTGGTGATGCGGGGCCGATAGAGTTTTATGAAAAAGCATGTAATGCTGTTGTAATACCTTCAATATAG
- a CDS encoding class I SAM-dependent methyltransferase, translating to MKTTGNFTGKADVYAKYRPSYSNEYIDYLLSANELKGDRIVADIGSGTGIFSRQLLERGLNVIGVEPNNEMRTMAEQSLKLYSRFRSIKATAENTTLKANSVDLVTVAQAFHWFDKKAFKIECQRILKQKANVALVWNSRDLTSPIMKENAEICQKTCSNFNGFSGGIEETPEVFNNVFKDGKYEFKMYQSDLLFDYETFLGRNLSASYAPKKNDEEYKRFVFLLSELFEKYSKNEKIVLQNITRSYLGNV from the coding sequence GTGAAAACAACAGGAAATTTTACCGGCAAGGCTGATGTATATGCGAAATATCGCCCTAGTTACTCTAATGAATATATTGATTATTTGTTATCAGCTAACGAACTGAAAGGAGATCGGATTGTGGCCGATATTGGTTCAGGTACGGGGATATTTAGCCGCCAGCTCCTTGAAAGAGGTTTAAATGTTATTGGAGTTGAGCCAAATAATGAAATGAGAACGATGGCTGAGCAATCATTAAAACTATATTCTCGTTTTAGATCAATAAAAGCAACTGCTGAAAATACCACTTTGAAAGCGAACAGTGTAGATTTAGTAACTGTTGCCCAGGCATTTCATTGGTTTGATAAAAAAGCATTCAAAATCGAATGTCAGCGGATTTTGAAACAAAAGGCAAATGTTGCGCTTGTTTGGAATAGCAGAGATTTAACTAGTCCGATTATGAAAGAGAATGCGGAAATTTGCCAAAAGACCTGTTCAAATTTCAATGGATTTAGCGGTGGAATAGAGGAAACTCCAGAAGTATTTAACAACGTTTTTAAGGATGGAAAGTATGAGTTTAAAATGTATCAAAGTGATTTGCTTTTTGATTATGAAACTTTTTTGGGAAGGAATTTATCAGCGTCCTATGCTCCGAAAAAAAATGACGAAGAGTATAAAAGGTTTGTTTTCCTCCTGTCAGAGTTATTCGAAAAATACAGTAAGAATGAAAAAATTGTTCTCCAAAACATAACGAGAAGCTATTTAGGCAATGTCTAA
- a CDS encoding RNA polymerase sigma factor, with protein sequence MNDSIMGKKLNEILKFVYSYLIKMGASKEDAEDIIQDTAYKFLQYIDSVQFNNTQAWLFRVAVNQYYDMSRKKSRRRDILLKFNLQEIFEEETPEKALMQIEVERDIHEILTKLKPKYRQLLLLKYSTGLKIKEIAELYSMKEGSVKTILHRARKEFIEQYRRYENEQGK encoded by the coding sequence ATGAACGATTCCATAATGGGGAAAAAACTAAATGAGATACTAAAATTTGTATACTCTTACCTAATAAAAATGGGTGCATCAAAGGAAGATGCAGAAGATATTATTCAAGATACTGCTTATAAATTTTTACAATACATAGACTCAGTCCAGTTTAATAATACCCAAGCTTGGCTTTTTAGAGTAGCAGTAAATCAATATTATGATATGTCCCGTAAGAAATCTAGGCGAAGAGATATATTATTGAAATTCAACCTACAAGAAATATTTGAGGAAGAAACACCTGAAAAAGCCCTCATGCAAATTGAAGTAGAGAGGGATATTCATGAAATCTTAACTAAATTAAAACCAAAATACAGGCAGTTGCTTCTTCTAAAATATAGTACAGGACTAAAAATAAAAGAGATAGCAGAACTGTATAGCATGAAAGAAGGGTCTGTTAAGACTATTCTCCATAGGGCAAGAAAAGAATTTATAGAACAATATAGGAGGTATGAAAATGAACAAGGAAAATGA
- a CDS encoding anti sigma factor C-terminal domain-containing protein, whose protein sequence is MNKENEFFPKDLDFEKLVKKAKKRSMIKMVLISLVITLIVITGLYFIGDRVMIMKMEKETDLDSTWNDIMGANIEEQGTIYNYSPTSATAKTKIVKNVGGVPIPWGEQEKVFTIFGTSRLITNNGASGSGSIEDERIPLYYQGERVVEFFHPQLNYKQIFDDRALLNNIDDNSVVEMAFSFNKGYSIEEVNQVFKEQLAWYWVDTFNKDVIKELNDFSRGYTILGFEAYGFQNTASNFISILEMVKEDGGNYQNDAEEIINNLTNQGKMKLEPQNLKIIGVVVTGKPSDLIKFNDKSMIRGATLGATTDQY, encoded by the coding sequence ATGAACAAGGAAAATGAGTTTTTTCCTAAAGATCTTGATTTTGAGAAATTAGTAAAAAAAGCAAAGAAACGTTCAATGATAAAAATGGTGCTCATTTCATTAGTTATTACTCTGATTGTTATAACTGGTCTTTATTTTATTGGAGATAGAGTGATGATAATGAAAATGGAAAAGGAGACCGACTTAGATTCGACTTGGAACGATATTATGGGTGCCAACATCGAAGAGCAAGGTACAATATACAATTATTCTCCAACTTCAGCAACAGCAAAAACGAAGATAGTAAAAAATGTAGGAGGAGTACCAATTCCATGGGGTGAACAGGAAAAAGTCTTTACTATTTTTGGAACATCTAGATTGATTACTAATAATGGTGCTTCCGGATCAGGTAGCATAGAGGATGAGAGAATTCCTTTATATTATCAAGGAGAAAGAGTAGTTGAATTTTTTCATCCACAACTTAACTATAAGCAAATATTTGATGACAGGGCTTTACTTAATAATATTGATGATAACTCTGTTGTAGAAATGGCTTTTTCATTTAATAAAGGATATTCAATAGAGGAAGTAAACCAAGTATTTAAAGAACAATTAGCATGGTATTGGGTAGATACCTTTAATAAGGATGTCATAAAAGAGTTAAACGATTTCTCTAGAGGCTATACCATTCTTGGATTTGAAGCATATGGATTTCAAAACACTGCATCAAACTTTATATCTATCTTAGAGATGGTAAAAGAGGATGGTGGTAATTATCAAAATGATGCAGAAGAAATTATTAATAACTTAACTAATCAGGGCAAAATGAAACTAGAACCTCAGAACCTAAAAATTATTGGTGTAGTAGTTACAGGAAAACCAAGTGATTTAATAAAGTTTAATGATAAATCTATGATTCGCGGTGCTACATTAGGAGCAACAACAGACCAATATTAA
- a CDS encoding topoisomerase, with protein sequence MMKQAIISGIVFSSILLVGCNGEEKEGQLIESEQEAVVAPTNEENDELNLLSELKNEIIVSITEQTELDSESIAIMLDGNPFKEMTISVSFPKDVKVDDTIIQQIIEDSIKNVSETENVAISEENITIKIEKY encoded by the coding sequence ATGATGAAACAAGCTATAATTTCAGGAATTGTATTTAGTTCAATTTTGTTAGTTGGGTGTAATGGAGAGGAGAAAGAAGGACAATTAATAGAAAGCGAGCAGGAAGCAGTAGTTGCTCCGACAAATGAGGAAAATGATGAATTAAATTTATTATCAGAATTAAAAAATGAAATAATAGTATCTATTACAGAACAAACGGAACTTGATAGTGAGTCAATAGCAATAATGTTAGATGGTAATCCTTTTAAAGAAATGACTATTTCAGTAAGTTTCCCGAAGGATGTAAAAGTTGATGATACGATAATTCAACAAATAATTGAAGATTCTATTAAGAATGTTTCTGAAACAGAAAACGTAGCAATTAGCGAAGAAAATATAACAATAAAAATTGAGAAATACTAA
- a CDS encoding VOC family protein, with product MGFQADKIFVNLAVKDLNKTKEFFSKLGFEFNAQFTNEFAASMIISENIFAMLLVEEHFKTFTKKEIADSTRSNEAILALSVESKEKVVEIVNKALEAGGKPSMEPQDHGFMYGWSFEDIDGHLWELFYMDESAIK from the coding sequence ATGGGGTTTCAGGCTGATAAGATATTCGTAAATTTAGCAGTTAAAGATTTAAATAAGACTAAGGAATTTTTCTCTAAATTGGGGTTTGAATTCAATGCCCAGTTTACCAATGAATTTGCAGCAAGCATGATTATTAGTGAGAATATATTTGCTATGTTGTTAGTTGAAGAACATTTTAAGACTTTTACGAAAAAAGAAATCGCCGATTCTACAAGAAGTAATGAAGCAATCTTGGCACTATCTGTTGAAAGTAAAGAAAAAGTCGTTGAGATTGTAAACAAGGCTTTAGAAGCAGGTGGGAAACCTTCAATGGAACCACAAGACCATGGTTTTATGTATGGATGGAGTTTTGAGGATATTGACGGTCATCTTTGGGAGCTTTTTTACATGGATGAAAGTGCAATAAAATAA
- a CDS encoding N-acetyltransferase: MGNFSGVELKHFSSEHMIVLNSFVLTEEQKQFSALPNKFEEVTEGQYRIVILSDKTPVGFFLLNSNERVKKYSTNLNALLLTALSINQNAQGKGYAKKGMSLLIEFVKSEFPKCDEIVLVVDKDNIPAQKLYLKVGFEDTNERQIGRIGEEIIMRLSIK; encoded by the coding sequence ATGGGAAATTTTAGCGGTGTTGAACTGAAGCATTTTTCAAGTGAGCATATGATAGTATTGAACTCTTTTGTACTTACAGAAGAACAAAAACAATTTTCTGCATTACCAAACAAATTTGAGGAAGTTACAGAAGGTCAGTATCGTATTGTTATTTTAAGTGATAAAACACCTGTTGGTTTCTTTCTTCTAAATTCAAATGAACGAGTTAAGAAATACTCCACTAATCTGAACGCTTTGTTATTAACTGCACTTTCAATTAATCAGAACGCACAAGGAAAAGGGTACGCAAAAAAAGGGATGTCATTATTGATTGAGTTTGTTAAATCAGAATTCCCTAAATGTGATGAAATTGTATTAGTAGTAGATAAAGATAATATTCCAGCACAAAAACTATATTTAAAAGTAGGATTTGAAGATACAAATGAGAGACAAATAGGACGTATCGGCGAAGAAATTATCATGAGACTATCAATAAAATAA
- a CDS encoding DNA/RNA non-specific endonuclease, whose protein sequence is MKKKMNYLILLLTTIFIVGCTNIEDASITDVETDPQEVTTVETNLNSEKEEIITTVVDEVLVEETPTQPNNELFSGYKLIEVDGGDLSGYREPNVVVDIGYGDREYWAFTNEYGQLVHVIADEIILQDDSNEPVLSSGRYYPDEAKVPGVESDVLDEGHIIADSLGGVSNAYNITPQDSTLNRHGDQAYMEDVIRSAGGATNFEAIITYPNTETQIPSSYQYTYTLMGNEIVDTFDNVNPDEVNSALGLIGSEPSDSTSSNTNGDISSADTNGNGQVTIKEAKAAGFSMPITSDHWLYPYMHDADKDGMVGE, encoded by the coding sequence ATGAAAAAGAAAATGAACTATTTAATCTTACTTTTAACAACCATCTTTATAGTTGGTTGTACCAACATAGAAGATGCATCCATTACAGATGTAGAAACAGATCCACAAGAAGTAACCACAGTTGAAACAAATTTAAATAGTGAAAAAGAAGAAATTATCACTACGGTTGTTGATGAAGTATTAGTAGAGGAAACACCAACCCAACCAAATAATGAACTGTTCTCAGGATACAAACTTATTGAAGTTGATGGTGGTGATTTGTCTGGATATCGTGAACCTAACGTCGTCGTTGACATTGGTTACGGGGACCGTGAATATTGGGCATTTACTAATGAATACGGGCAACTAGTACATGTCATTGCTGACGAAATCATTCTACAAGATGACAGTAACGAACCTGTATTATCGTCTGGCAGATACTACCCTGATGAGGCAAAGGTTCCTGGCGTCGAAAGTGACGTTTTAGATGAAGGACATATAATTGCTGATTCTCTCGGAGGGGTATCGAATGCTTATAATATTACCCCACAAGATAGTACGCTCAACCGACATGGTGATCAGGCTTATATGGAAGACGTGATCCGTAGCGCAGGTGGAGCTACTAATTTTGAAGCAATTATTACATATCCGAATACGGAAACGCAGATTCCTTCAAGTTATCAGTATACCTATACTTTAATGGGTAACGAGATCGTTGATACATTTGACAATGTGAACCCTGATGAAGTAAACTCAGCACTCGGTTTAATAGGTAGTGAGCCTTCTGATTCAACTAGTTCAAACACAAACGGTGATATTTCTAGTGCTGATACAAACGGTAATGGACAGGTGACGATTAAAGAAGCAAAAGCAGCAGGTTTTAGTATGCCAATAACGAGTGATCATTGGTTATACCCATATATGCACGATGCTGATAAGGACGGTATGGTAGGTGAGTAA
- a CDS encoding ester cyclase gives MRHKNSYSLLKSTCCVSSRRKSYLFPGFKMPIVEMVAEGDLVAAYFIFEGKHTGVPATGKEARFSLMILLRISESKIIEQRSFVDIHDIIGQIKA, from the coding sequence ATGCGACATAAAAACTCCTATTCTCTTCTTAAATCAACCTGCTGCGTTAGTTCAAGAAGAAAAAGCTACCTTTTCCCAGGCTTTAAAATGCCGATTGTAGAAATGGTAGCTGAAGGTGATCTTGTAGCCGCTTATTTTATCTTCGAAGGAAAACATACCGGTGTCCCTGCAACTGGAAAAGAAGCTAGATTTTCACTTATGATACTTTTACGTATTTCTGAAAGTAAAATTATTGAGCAAAGATCTTTTGTAGATATCCATGACATCATTGGACAAATAAAGGCTTAA